GTCATGTCAGGCTCCTGCCGTCTGCGGGGTACGGCGCTGGTCGAGGAGGGCGGCGAAGGCGCGCAGGTCGGTGCTGCGCAGCAGTTCGGGGGCGCGCAGGCGCACTCCGGTTTCGCGTTCGACGGTTTCCAGCAGCCGTGCGGCGATGATGGAGGTGCCGCCGGCGTCGGTGAAGTTGTCGCCGAGGCCGGTGCCGGGGCGGCCCAGGAGGTCCCGTACGGTCGCCAGCACGAGCCGCTCGGTGTCGGTGGCGGCGTCCGTGCCGGCGTCGGCGTGCTCGTCCGCGGTGGCGGTGCCGGCCGGCGCGGGGGCCGGGGCCTGGGCAGCCAGGGCGGGCCGGTCCACCTTGCCGTTGGCGTCGAGCGGGAAGCCGTCGACGATCCGTACGCTGCCGGGGACGGCCTGCTCGGGCAGCCAGGCGCGGACGGCGTCGAGGAGGTCCCCGGTGGCCGGTACGGCGCCGTCGGCGGGCCGCAGGTGTGCGACGAGGCGGCTGTGGCCGGAGCTGTCGCGCTGCACGGTGACGACGGCGGTGCGCACCCGCGGGTCCTGCTCGAAGGCGGCTTCCACCTCGGCGGGTTCGATCCGGACGCCGCTGATCTTCACCTGGTCGTCGAGGCGGCCGAGGAAGTCCAGGCTGCCGTCGGCGTTCATGCGTACCCGGTCCCCGGTCCGGTAGAGGCGGTCGACCGACGGCAGCTCCGGGTCCTGAGCGGGTGCGGTGAACCGTCGTGCCGTGAGTTCGGGGTCGAGGTAGCCAAGTGCCAGGCAGTGGCCGCCGACGCGGAGTTCGCCGTCCTGGCCTCGGGGGACGGGGCGGCCGTCCTCGTCGGTGACGACGAGGGTGACGCCCGGCAGCGCGGTGCCGATGGGCGGCGCGGCCTGCTCGCCGGCGTCCGGGTCGGTGTTGCGCATGGTGTGGGTGGTGGTGACGACGGTGGCTTCCGCCGGTCCGTAGGCGTTGTGCACGGTGGCGGTGACGTCGGTGCCCGGGCGGCGGCGCATGCGGTCGCCGCCGACGACGAGGTGGCGCAGCTCAAGGCCCTGCGGCCAGGGCCGGTCGAGGAGCGGTTCGACGGTCGGGGTGGCCGCGACGGCGTGGGTGAGGGCGCGCTCCCGCCACCAGTCGGTGAGGACGCGGGAGTCCCAGCGGGTGTCGTCCGGCGCCGGGACGAGGGCGGCTCCCGAGGTCAGGCCGGCCCACAGTTCCAGCAGGTGCGGGTCGAACGCGACACCGATGAGCAGGGACTGGCGGTCGCCCGGTGCGAGACCGGTCTCGGCCCGGTACCAGTCGAGGGCGACGGAGAGGGAGGCCTCGCCGACGGCGACCGCCTTGGGGCGGCCGGTGGAACCGGAGGTGAGGACGGCGTACAGGGCGCCCTCCGGCGCACGGCGGGTGCCGCGTACCGCGTCGGTGAAGGCCGCCACGACGGCGGCGGGGGCGTTGACCCCGTCGGTGGGCAGCGGCAGCGGGAGGTGCTGCCCGCCGCGGTGTGCCTCGGGCAGGAGCGCGGGGTCGCCGATGAGGCAGGCGACGTCGAGGTCCTCGGTGACGGCCTGGGTGCGGCGTTCGCCGGGGCGGGGGCCGAGCGGCAGGTAGACGGCGCCGATCCGGGCGAGGGCCACGGCGGTCGCCACCAAGGCGGTGGAACGGTCGAGGCAGACGCCGACCAGGTCGCCCGGGCGGACGCGGCCGGCCAGGGCCGCGGCGACCTGTTCGGCCGCCGTGTCGAGGTCCTGGTACGTCCAGGTGCGGGCGCTGTCGATGACGGCCGGGGCCTGCGGGGCGAGCCGGGTCCAGTCCTCGAAGCGGGCGAGCACCGCGGTCGGTTCGGCGTGGGGCCCGTGGGCGACGCTCGGCGGGGCGTCGGGGAGCGTGGCGGGGGCGGTCGGGGCGGTCGGGGACTGGGTCATCACGACTCCGTGGAGAGGGTGGTGGCGGCGAGGGCTTCGGCCTGGTCGGCGAGGACGGGGTTGCGGAAGAGCACCCGCAGTGGCGGGCGCGTGCCCAGCCGGGGCTCCAGCCAGGCGGCCAGCTCGGCGGCCAGCAGGGAGTGGCCGCCGCTGTGGAAGAAGTGGGAGCGGGCGTCGATCCGGTCGTGGCCGAGCACCTTGCGCCAGCCTTCCGTGAGCAGCGCCGTCATGGGGTCTTCGGAGGCCGCGCCGGACGCGGCCGGGGACGAGGGCTGCGAGCCGGCTCCTGCGCCGGCCTCGGCGTTCTCACCCGCGGGGGCGGTGTCACCCGCGTCGAGCCGCGCCGCCCGGCGGGAGAGGGCCGTACGGTCGGGCTTGCCGCCGGCGAGGGTCGGCATGGTGTCCAGCGATGCCCATCGGGCGGGCACGAGGGGGCCGGGCAGGCGGCGGCCCAGCTCGGTGTGGAGCGCCTTCTCGTCGAAGTCCGCGCCGTCGGGCCCCTCTTCGAGGAAGCCGACGAGCCTCGGCCCGCCGGGGCCCTCCCGGTCCAGTACGACGGCGCAGGACCGGCCGCCCAGCACCGCGGACGCCGCGGCCTCGATCTCCTCCAGTTCGATGCGGTGGCCGCGCAGCTTGATCTGGTTGTCGCGCCGTCCGAGGAAGTAGAGCAGGCCGTCCCGACCGCGGTAACCGAGGTCGCCGGTGAGGTAGACGCGCTCCCCGCCGAGCGCGTCTACGGTGACGAATCGGGCGGCGGTCACCTCCTCGTGGCCCGCGTAGCCCTCGGCGAGCCCGGGTCCTGCGACGGCGAGTTCGCCGACCGCGCCGGTCGGCAGCGGCCGGTGGTGGGCGTCGAGTACGTGGATCCGCTCGCCCGGGAGTTCGGTGCCCAGCGGGATCTCGGCGCCTTCGGCGAGGGCGTCGCGGGAGATCTCGTGGACGGTCGAGGTGATGGCCGCCTCGGTGACGCCGTACGCGTTGAGGACGGTGGCGTCGGTGTCGGCGAGGACGCCGCGCAGTGCCTCGGCGGGAAGGCGTTCGCCGCCGAGGGCCAGGAGGCGGGGCGTCCAGCTGCCGTCGCGCAGTGCGGGGCGCAGGTCCTCGCGGGTGGCGAGGAAGTAGCTGGTGGGCAGGTTGGCGACGGTGACCCGGGCGGCGGCCAGCAGTTCGGTGAGTTCGGTGCCCGTGGGCACCTCGTGCTCGGGCAGGACCAGGCAGGCGCCGGCGTGGAGGGTGGGCAGGACTTCTTCCAGGGCCACGTCGAAGGAGGGCTGGGCGAACATCAGGACCCGGTCGGAGGCGATGAGGCCGAACCGGTCGGCGGCCGCCGTCATGTGGTGCACGAGGGCGGCGGGCCCGACGGCGACCGGCTTGGGGGTGCCGGTGGAGCCGGAGGTGTGGATGACGTACGCGGTGCCGGTCAGCACGGCGCCGTCGCGCGCCGGGGGCAGTACCGGGGCGTCGATCCGGGCGGTCGGCAGTGCGTCGGGCAGGGCCGGGGTGCCGTCGCCGGTGAGGACGAGCGCCGGCGCGAGCCGCTCCAGCAGCAGGCCGAGGCGGGCCGGCGGGTCGGACGGGGACAGCGGGCAGTAGACGGCGCCGGTGCGCAGGCAGGCGAGCAGGGCGACGACGGAGTCGGTCCCGCGGGGCAGGACCGCGGCCACCGGCCGGCCGGGGGTGACTCCGGCGGCCTTGAGCCGCTCGGCGAGCGAGCCGACGCGGGCGTCGAGTTCGCCGTAGGTCAGGCGGCGGGCGCCGCACAGCAGGGCCGGCTGCGCGGGGTGGTGCGCGGCCACGGGGTCGAGTGGATCGCGGTCCGCCGGGACGGGTACGGGTTCGGCGGCCGGCTCCACGGCGGCCGGGGCGAGGTCGGCCAGCGGGGTCTCGGGGCTGTCGAGGTAGGCGCGCAGCAGGTCCAGGAAGCGGCCGCAGAGCAGGCGGGCGACGTCCTCGCCGAGGAGGTCCGCGTCGTAGTCCCAGACGAGGGTCATGCCGGGTGCGCCGTGGCGCGGGGTGACGCCGCGCCGGTCGTCGGGGAGCAGGACCACGTCGAGGTCGAAGCGGGTGGTGCCGGTGTTGAATCCCTCGAAGAGGGTGATGTCGAGGCCGGGTACGTCGATCTCGGGCAGGGGCGCGTCGTGGGCGCTGAACATGACGGAGAAGAGCGGGTTGTCGGCGCCGGAGGTGTGCATGCCCAGGGCCCGGGTCAGTTCCTGCACGGGTACGTCCTGGTGCGGCAGGGCCCGGATGAGGGTGTCGGTGACCTCGTCCATGGTGTCCTGCGCGGGGGCGGCGGCGTCCAGGGCGAGCGGCAGCGGGATGGTGTTGAC
This DNA window, taken from Streptomyces sp. TN58, encodes the following:
- a CDS encoding non-ribosomal peptide synthetase; this encodes MTQSPTAPTAPATLPDAPPSVAHGPHAEPTAVLARFEDWTRLAPQAPAVIDSARTWTYQDLDTAAEQVAAALAGRVRPGDLVGVCLDRSTALVATAVALARIGAVYLPLGPRPGERRTQAVTEDLDVACLIGDPALLPEAHRGGQHLPLPLPTDGVNAPAAVVAAFTDAVRGTRRAPEGALYAVLTSGSTGRPKAVAVGEASLSVALDWYRAETGLAPGDRQSLLIGVAFDPHLLELWAGLTSGAALVPAPDDTRWDSRVLTDWWRERALTHAVAATPTVEPLLDRPWPQGLELRHLVVGGDRMRRRPGTDVTATVHNAYGPAEATVVTTTHTMRNTDPDAGEQAAPPIGTALPGVTLVVTDEDGRPVPRGQDGELRVGGHCLALGYLDPELTARRFTAPAQDPELPSVDRLYRTGDRVRMNADGSLDFLGRLDDQVKISGVRIEPAEVEAAFEQDPRVRTAVVTVQRDSSGHSRLVAHLRPADGAVPATGDLLDAVRAWLPEQAVPGSVRIVDGFPLDANGKVDRPALAAQAPAPAPAGTATADEHADAGTDAATDTERLVLATVRDLLGRPGTGLGDNFTDAGGTSIIAARLLETVERETGVRLRAPELLRSTDLRAFAALLDQRRTPQTAGA
- a CDS encoding non-ribosomal peptide synthetase, with product MLPLSSSQEIVWLHEQMQPGSRAYNFTASLDLWGTLDAEALRRGLAATLARHAGLRLELVASTGSVPEQRVAEHCTPRLHTVDVSSAEDPEAEFARLLRTEAETPLDTFQAPLIRWTLVRLAERHHRLIHVEHHLIHDGHSFAILLDDVFRVYRAHVLGETLELPAASSYADHVRERAGAAYAPESLDFWRTELRGRQHDLPLPGLTRPGARRRHRGGQLRQNIGADLAERLRGHARTRGLTPFSTLLGLFAELLRRHSGCSRTVIGTAVGNRPLGYEDAVGMFVNTIPLPLALDAAAPAQDTMDEVTDTLIRALPHQDVPVQELTRALGMHTSGADNPLFSVMFSAHDAPLPEIDVPGLDITLFEGFNTGTTRFDLDVVLLPDDRRGVTPRHGAPGMTLVWDYDADLLGEDVARLLCGRFLDLLRAYLDSPETPLADLAPAAVEPAAEPVPVPADRDPLDPVAAHHPAQPALLCGARRLTYGELDARVGSLAERLKAAGVTPGRPVAAVLPRGTDSVVALLACLRTGAVYCPLSPSDPPARLGLLLERLAPALVLTGDGTPALPDALPTARIDAPVLPPARDGAVLTGTAYVIHTSGSTGTPKPVAVGPAALVHHMTAAADRFGLIASDRVLMFAQPSFDVALEEVLPTLHAGACLVLPEHEVPTGTELTELLAAARVTVANLPTSYFLATREDLRPALRDGSWTPRLLALGGERLPAEALRGVLADTDATVLNAYGVTEAAITSTVHEISRDALAEGAEIPLGTELPGERIHVLDAHHRPLPTGAVGELAVAGPGLAEGYAGHEEVTAARFVTVDALGGERVYLTGDLGYRGRDGLLYFLGRRDNQIKLRGHRIELEEIEAAASAVLGGRSCAVVLDREGPGGPRLVGFLEEGPDGADFDEKALHTELGRRLPGPLVPARWASLDTMPTLAGGKPDRTALSRRAARLDAGDTAPAGENAEAGAGAGSQPSSPAASGAASEDPMTALLTEGWRKVLGHDRIDARSHFFHSGGHSLLAAELAAWLEPRLGTRPPLRVLFRNPVLADQAEALAATTLSTES